Proteins from one Entomospira culicis genomic window:
- a CDS encoding OadG family transporter subunit: MSGYFQQLTNGAIVTIIGFSTVFLFLFLLILVMHIMRNILSSQEVISGTQESPPNQSEKEKHALAIHIALHHRQSK; encoded by the coding sequence ATGAGTGGATACTTTCAACAATTAACAAACGGCGCGATTGTTACCATTATTGGTTTTTCTACAGTCTTTCTCTTTCTCTTTCTGTTGATTTTGGTGATGCATATCATGAGAAATATTCTTTCATCGCAAGAAGTTATTTCGGGAACGCAAGAGAGCCCACCTAACCAATCAGAAAAAGAGAAGCACGCTTTGGCGATTCATATCGCCCTTCATCATCGACAATCAAAATAA
- a CDS encoding acetyl-CoA C-acetyltransferase has protein sequence MEKVYIVGAKRSAVGAFLGGLSTLSPGKLGAMVAKDLLKEAKISGDAIDEVIVGNILSAGQKQGVGRQVSILAGIPQEVPAWSMNILCGSGLKSVMTAAQMIQSGTHHLILAGGTESMSQAPYTVPANTRTGAKMGNLTMVDTMINDALTDAFHDIHMGITAENIAAKYNISRQEQDAFAFESQQRAIKACDAGKFTSQITPIEIVSKKETILFAKDEYINRKTTLDKLGQLRPAFKKDGSVTAGNASGINDGAAFMLVASESAVKKHNLTPLVEIVGMGTAGVDPQYMGLGPTPAIAKALNHSKLSLKEIDLIELNEAFAAQSLGVMRELIQEHGVDQAWLNERTNVNGGAIAIGHPVGASGARVLTTLIHEMIAGNKQHGLASLCIGGGMGVALIVKKV, from the coding sequence ATGGAGAAGGTTTACATTGTTGGAGCAAAGCGTTCGGCAGTTGGCGCATTTTTGGGCGGCTTGAGCACGCTTAGTCCGGGGAAATTGGGCGCGATGGTGGCGAAAGATCTCCTCAAAGAGGCTAAGATTAGTGGCGATGCCATTGACGAAGTGATTGTGGGTAACATCTTGAGTGCCGGTCAAAAACAGGGTGTGGGTCGTCAGGTTTCGATCCTTGCGGGGATCCCACAAGAAGTGCCCGCTTGGTCGATGAATATTCTCTGTGGTAGTGGTCTTAAAAGTGTCATGACCGCCGCCCAGATGATTCAAAGTGGTACGCACCACCTCATTCTTGCCGGTGGTACCGAGAGTATGTCGCAAGCCCCATACACTGTGCCTGCCAATACCCGCACGGGTGCAAAAATGGGTAATCTTACTATGGTTGACACCATGATCAACGATGCCCTAACCGATGCGTTTCACGATATCCACATGGGCATTACCGCCGAGAATATCGCCGCTAAATACAACATCTCGCGACAGGAGCAGGATGCCTTTGCCTTTGAGAGTCAACAGCGTGCCATCAAGGCTTGCGATGCTGGTAAATTTACTTCTCAAATTACGCCTATCGAGATTGTCAGCAAAAAAGAGACTATTCTCTTTGCTAAGGATGAGTACATCAACCGCAAAACCACCCTCGATAAGCTTGGTCAATTACGCCCTGCCTTTAAGAAGGATGGTTCGGTAACTGCAGGCAATGCCTCGGGTATCAACGACGGCGCGGCCTTTATGTTGGTGGCCAGTGAGTCGGCAGTGAAGAAGCATAACCTCACGCCGTTGGTAGAGATTGTTGGCATGGGTACCGCTGGTGTCGATCCGCAATATATGGGATTAGGCCCTACGCCTGCCATCGCTAAGGCATTGAATCATAGTAAATTATCCCTTAAAGAGATTGATCTTATCGAACTTAATGAAGCCTTTGCTGCACAATCCTTGGGCGTAATGCGCGAGTTGATTCAGGAACACGGTGTCGATCAAGCTTGGCTTAATGAGCGTACCAACGTTAATGGTGGCGCGATTGCGATTGGGCATCCCGTTGGTGCTTCGGGTGCACGTGTATTAACCACTTTGATCCACGAGATGATCGCTGGCAACAAGCAACATGGCCTAGCGTCGCTCTGTATTGGTGGTGGCATGGGTGTGGCGCTGATTGTGAAGAAGGTTTAG
- a CDS encoding Bax inhibitor-1/YccA family protein: MDRNRQSNRFREMEGYQTATSSLLSVAYLWMAIGLAITGGVAFFVASNDALIRGYLSKGSLFPILLMVAQIGVVMYLSARIFQMSASTAKGLFILYATLTGITFSILFLAYTANQLYTAFFTSAAMFGGAGLFGKMTRSDLTSIGHFARMAVWGLVIAILINMFLGNSTLDYIISFVGVVIFTALTAYDTQKIASWQEQVPLDDHETRSRLGIMGALTLYLDFINIFLFMLRLLSRRD; encoded by the coding sequence ATGGACAGAAACCGTCAGTCTAATCGTTTTCGCGAGATGGAGGGCTATCAAACAGCAACCAGCTCGCTCCTAAGCGTCGCCTACTTATGGATGGCCATTGGGCTTGCTATTACCGGAGGCGTTGCCTTCTTTGTCGCTAGTAATGATGCGCTTATTCGTGGCTATCTAAGCAAGGGATCTCTCTTCCCCATCCTCTTAATGGTTGCCCAAATTGGCGTAGTGATGTATCTTAGCGCACGTATTTTTCAGATGAGCGCCTCCACGGCCAAGGGACTCTTCATTCTCTATGCAACGCTTACGGGCATCACCTTCTCGATTCTCTTTTTAGCATACACCGCGAATCAGCTCTACACCGCATTTTTTACCTCGGCAGCAATGTTTGGTGGCGCTGGTCTCTTTGGAAAAATGACACGTAGCGATCTTACCAGTATTGGGCACTTTGCTCGTATGGCGGTTTGGGGATTAGTGATTGCGATACTCATCAATATGTTCTTGGGTAATAGTACGCTCGACTATATCATCTCCTTTGTGGGAGTGGTTATCTTTACCGCACTTACCGCCTATGACACCCAAAAAATCGCTAGCTGGCAAGAACAAGTTCCCCTAGACGATCACGAGACTCGCAGTCGTCTTGGCATTATGGGCGCGCTTACCCTCTACCTAGACTTTATCAACATCTTCCTCTTCATGCTACGCCTCTTATCACGTCGAGATTAA